A DNA window from Nycticebus coucang isolate mNycCou1 chromosome 1, mNycCou1.pri, whole genome shotgun sequence contains the following coding sequences:
- the LOC128584727 gene encoding 60S ribosomal protein L31-like, which yields MAPAKKGGEKKKGRSAINEVVTREYTINIHKRIHGVGFKKRAPWALKEIRKFAMKEMGTPDVRIDTRLNKAVWAKGIRNVPYRICVWLSRKRNEDEDSPNKLYTLVTYVPVTTFKNLQTVNVDEN from the coding sequence ATGGCTCCTGCAAAGAAGGGTGGCGAGAAGAAGAAGGGCCGGTCTGCTATCAACGAGGTGGTGACTCGAGAATACACTATCAATATTCACAAGCGCATCCATGGAGTGGGCTTCAAGAAGCGTGCCCCTTGGGCACTCAAAGAGATCcggaaatttgccatgaaagagatgggAACTCCAGATGTGCGCATTGATACCAGACTTaacaaagctgtctgggccaaaggcataaggaatGTACCATACCGTATCTGTGTGTGGTTATCCAGAAAACgcaatgaagatgaagattcaccaaacaagctctatactttggttacctatgtacctgttactactttcaaaaatctacagacAGTCAACGTGGATGAGAACTAA